One genomic window of Melopsittacus undulatus isolate bMelUnd1 chromosome 15, bMelUnd1.mat.Z, whole genome shotgun sequence includes the following:
- the SRPRA gene encoding signal recognition particle receptor subunit alpha, producing the protein MLDFFTIFSKGGLVLWCFQGGPAATAPVNALIRSVLLQERGGNNSFTHEALTLKYKLDNQFELVFVVGFQKILTLTYVDKLIDDVHKEFRDKYRNEFQQKGTLGLLNGTFDFKDDFMRLLRDAEESSKVRAPTVMKTFEQSLKSQKTVKCMIETRGEKPKEKVKNKKNKGSKKEGSEAVAAPGKASAGDKQSSGEREELTKDEILQKNREEFFKRHMKAGEKSSKSPKPEAQKEKGKKPRVWDLENSNAKVLDYSNSATNGSAEACPVEEFDPDAALGDRNREPGRLYDLEYESDEEAEEEKVVQNPSKPSVKKGGLGGMFGMLKGLVGSKSLTREDMDPILEKMKDHLIAKNVAAEIAVQLCESVAKKLEGKVMGTFTTVTSTVKQALQEALVQILQPQRRVDVLRDVMDAQRHRRPYVVTFCGVNGVGKSTNLAKISFWLIENGFSVLIAACDTFRAGAVEQLRTHTRRLNALHPPESHGGRTMVQLYEKGYGKDAAGIAMEAIAYARNQGFDVVLVDTAGRMQDNAPLMTALAKLIAVNAPDLVLFVGEALVGNEAVDQLVKFNKALADHSMAQTPRLIDGIVLTKFDTIDDKVGAAISMTYITSKPIVFVGTGQTYCDLRSLNAKAVVAALMKA; encoded by the exons ATGTTGGACTTCTTCACCATCTTCAGCAAGGGGGGGCTCGTCCTGTGGTGCTTCCAGGGCGGCCCCGCAGCCACCGCGCCCGTCAACGCGCTCATCCGGTCCGTGCTGCTGCAG GAGCGCGGTGGCAACAACTCCTTCACCCATGAAGCCCTCACGCTCAAGTACAAGCTGGACAACCAGTTTGAACTGGTGTTTGTG GTGGGGTTTCAGAAGATCCTGACTCTAACCTACGTGGACAAGTTGATAGACGACGTTCACAAGGAGTTCAGGGACAAGTACCGCAATGAGTTCCAGCAGAAGGGCACCTTGGGCCTCCTAAATGGCACCTTTGATTTTAAAGACGACTTCATGCGCCTCCTCCG ggatgcagaggagaGCAGTAAAGTCCGAGCTCCCACCGTAATGAAGACGTTTGAGCAGTCTCTGAAGTCTCAGAAGACTGTCAAGTGTATGATTGAAACCCGGGGGGAGAAACCAAAGGAGAAAGTCAAGAACAAGAAGAACAAAGGTTCCAAAAAGGAGG GAAGTGAGGCTGTCGCAGCGCCCGGCAAAGCCTCTGCAGGTGACAAGCAGTCCTCTGGGGAAAGGGAGGAGCTGACCAAGGATGAAATCCTGCAGAAGAACCGGGAGGAATTCTTCAAGAGACACATGAAAGCAGGGGAGAAGTCCAG CAAATCCCCAAAGCCTGAGGcacagaaggagaaagggaagaagccCAGAGTGTGGGATCTGGAGAACTCTAATGCCAAAGTACTGGATTACAGTAACTCTGCTACCAATGGGAGCGCCGAGGCTTGTCCTGTGGAAGAATTTGACCCTGATGCA GCTCTAGGGGATAGGAATCGGGAGCCCGGCCGCCTCTACGACCTCGAGTATGAGAGCGATGAGGAAGCTGAAGAGGAGAAGGTTGTTCAGAACCCTTCAAAGCCCAG TGTGAAGAAAGGTGGCCTGGGGGGCATGTTTGGCATGCTGAAAGGCCTGGTGGGCTCCAAGAGCCTGACAAGAGAGGACATGGACCCCATACTGGAAAAGATGAAGGATCACTTGATTG CTAAAAACGTGGCAGCTGAGATCGCGGTGCAGCTCTGCGAGTCAGTGGCCAAGAAACTGGAAGGGAAGGTGATGGGGACGTTCACCA cgGTGACCTCGACAGTGAAGCAGGCCCTGCAGGAGGCTCTGGTCCAGATCCTGCAGCCCCAGCGCCGGGTGGATGTGCTCCGGGATGTCATGGATGCCCAGCGCCACCGCCGGCCCTACGTGGTCACCTTCTGTGGCGTCAACGGCGTTGGGAAGTCCACCAACTTGGCCAAG ATCTCGTTCTGGCTCATCGAGAACGGTTTCAGTGTCCTCATTGCCGCCTGTGACACGTTCCGGGCTGGAGCAGTGGAGCAGCTCCGCACCCACACCCGGCGCCTCAACGCCCTGCACCCTCCGGAGAGCCACGGTGGGCGCACCATGGTGCAGCTCTACGAGAAGGGCTACGGCAAGGACGCGGCCGGGATTGCCATGGAGGCCATTGCTTACG CTCGGAACCAGGGCTTTGACGTGGTGCTGGTGGACACGGCGGGCCGCATGCAGGACAATGCACCCCTGATGACGGCGTTGGCCAAACTGATTGCTGTCAATGCTCCTGACCTGGTCCTGTTCGTTGGGGAAGCGCTGGTGGGAAATGAGGCAGTGGATCAGCTG GTCAAATTCAACAAGGCCCTGGCTGATCACTCCATGGCCCAGACACCACGGCTCATCGATGGGATTGTCCTCACCAAGTTTGATACCATCGATGACAAG GTCGGTGCTGCCATCTCCATGACCTACATCACGAGCAAGCCCATTGTTTTCGTTGGTACCGGACAGACCTACTGTGATCTGCGAAGCCTTAATGCCAAGGCCGTGGTCGCAGCGCTCATGAAGGCCTGA
- the LOC115945450 gene encoding uncharacterized protein: protein MKVWLASSVLSLLAFPAVLFVLGSLIVVLATLAVVFQPAVPIISPLKAWKPRWRSLGEPHIPPEYILLKDSLQFYQTVGPHASGEDADFEEKGAVHNAEERLTRRLLEDFSVRTLYDKLEDQNLHLASQLAKHRMDVLVFYNGVSQQIRSLMDMLQALDTEDLKRAREHRPAESSRAAACAEQCDGHCGHDFQAGAPWQEATELMKALEMLLGNALYKSASLKRAVEQK, encoded by the exons ATGAAAGTGTGGCTTGCATCCTCTGTGCTGTCCCTCTTGGCTTTCCCAGCAGTTCTCTTTGTCCTGGGCTCCCTAATTGTGGTGCTGGCAACCCTGGCTGTAGTGTTCCAGCCTGCTGTGCCCATCATCAGCCCCCTGAAGGCCTGGAAGCCACGATGGAGGAGCCTGGGCGAGCCACACATCCCACCGGAGTACATCCTCCTTAAAGACAG CCTTCAGTTCTATCAGACAGTCGGTCCTCATGCTTCTGGAGAAGATGCTGACTTTGAAGAGAAGGGAGCTGTGCATAATGCAG aagagCGGTTGACACGGAGGCTCCTGGAGGATTTCAGTGTTCGCACCCTCTACGATAAGCTGGAAGATCAGAACTTGCATCTGGCATCTCAGCTGGCCAAGCACAGGATGGACGTGCTGGTGTTCTACAATGGAGTCAGCCAGCAGATCCGGAGTCTCATG GACATGCTGCAAGCACTGGACACTGAAGACTTGAAAAGGGCTCGTGAGCACAgacctgcagagagcagcagggcagcagcatgtGCTGAACAGTGTGATGGGCACTGTGGACACGACTTCCAAGCAG GCGCTCCATGGCAAGAGGCAACAGAGTTAATGAAAgctctggagatgctgctggggaATGCTCTGTACAAGAGTGCATCCTTGAAGCGAGCTGTGGAGCAGAAG